From Gemmatimonadaceae bacterium:
CGGCGGCGATCGTCAGCTCGCTTCAGAAGGATTCGTCACTCACCATCGAACTTCTGAGTGACACTGCGGCGGTCCGCGCTTTGCGCACGGCAAAAGTTGCGCTGCTGATAGTTCCCGGTGCGGATGGATCGGTGCGCTACGACTACGACCCTCTTCGCGAGGAATCGGGCAGTGCACGCCTCGTCGCGGACCGGGCGATTCAGGTTGCGGCGGGCCGGGCCGACCTTGTCGCCGTTTCCGAGCGAAGGATTACGGAGGCAGGCTCGCGGTACATCGACTTCGTGGTGCCCGGCCTGCTGGGCATGAATCTCATGGGAAGCGGAATCTGGGGACTCGCGTTTTCGATCGTGGATGCGCGCGGCAAGAAGCTGTTGAAACGATTCATGGCGACACCGATGTCGAGAATCGAGTACCTGCTGTCGTTCCTCCTGTCGCGGCTCGTATTCCTCGTGCTCGAGGTCGTGACCCTCGTCGGGGTTGGAGTATTTGTATTTGGCGTTCCGCTTCGCGGCTCGGTTGCCGGCCTTGCGGTGATCTGCCTGTTGTCAGCGTTTGCGTTTGGCGGGCTCGGGCTACTCATCTCGTCGCGGGCAACTACCGTTGAGGGAGTGTCGGGACTCACCAACTTCGTGATGCTCCCGATGTGGATCTTTTCCGGCGTGTTCTTCGCGTCGAGCAATTTTCCGGGTGTCTTTCAGCCTCTGATTCAGGCATTGCCGCTCACCGCGGTGAACGATGCGTTGCGGGCAAACATGCTCGAAGGTGCAAGTCTGGCGAGCGTGGGTGGGGAGCTTGCCATCATCACTGCGTGGATGGTGATCGGGTTCGTGGCTGCCCTCAAACTGTTCCGGTGGCGATAGGCGACGAGACTGGCGCGGCAGGCGATGCCCCGCTACACCGTCCATCCCGGAACGTAATCGTCGTTGACGATCAGCTCTCCATTCCGCGCTCGGAGCTCGAAGTAAAGACATCCCGCTCATCGGGGGCCGGCGGACAGCATGTGAACAAGACGTCGTCTCGGGTGGAGATCACCTGGAATGTCGCGTTGTCGCCATCGCTCACCGACGAGCAGCGTCAGGTGCTCACCGCCCGCCTGGCGTCCCGTGTCTCTCTCGAAGGTGCGATCCGCGTCGTCGCCAGCGACACGCGCAGCCAGCTCCGCAATCGTGAACACGCGGAGGCGCGGCTGATCGACATGGTGAAACGTGGCCTCACTGTACCGAAGCGCAGGAGAGCCACAAAGCCGCCACGCAGCGCCAATCAAGCGCGTCTCACCGTGAAGAGGAAACAATCAGACAAGAAACGTGAGCGACGGCGTCCCGCGCCGGAGTAAAGTTTTCGCTGCGCGTCTACATCATTGGCTCGACGTATTCCGTGCCTGGCCGTCCCCCGCCTGAAGACAACGCGCCAACAGACGCGTGTCCCCGATCTGTTCTGTCCATCCCTCAAAGCTGTCGGTCGGACCGCACCATTCGAGCTGGTCGACATGTGCGAAGAGAGGCGCATCGGTTCTCAGTGTCGCGAGCGTCTTGAACAACATCGCCCGGTCGCGGTCTGCGCCAAGAATGCCTGCGGGAAAGAGTTCGATTGGCCCGTGCGTGTTGAGGAGGTTTGCGGCTGTGACGCGACCGACTCCGCGAATGCCCGGGTAGCCGTCCTGCGCGTCGCCGACCAACGCGAGAAAATCGGGAATAAGCGCCGGCTCAACGCCGAACTTCAAACGCACACCTTCGGCACTCCGGATCTGCTTTCCGCGCCGGTCTATCTGCACCACGAAATCGCCACGCACGCATTGCGCGAGGTCCTTGTCGTTCGCCCAGATGCAGATCTTCTCGACACGCGGATCCGCCGCGGCGAGGTGCGCCGCAGAGGCAAGCGCGTCATCTGCCTCGAGCTCGACCATTGGCCAGACCACGACTCCCATCGCAACGAGCGCCTCCTCGAGCGGCTGAAACTGCGCGCGCAGCGTGGGCTCGATACCGTCTCCCGTCTTGTAGTCGGGCCAAAGCTCATTGCGGAAGGATTCGATCACATGGTCGGTGGCGACGCCGACGTGAGTGGCGCCTGTTTCAATCATCTCCAGCACCGAATGCAACACCCCGGCGACCGCGCCGAAGGGCTTGTCCCTGCCTTTATTGAAGCGGCGCTGGCCGTAGAAGTGGCGGAAGAGCTCGTAGGTGCCGTCGATCACGTGGACAATCATTTTTTTCCTCGGCGTGGCGCACCGA
This genomic window contains:
- a CDS encoding 5'-3' exonuclease H3TH domain-containing protein, whose amino-acid sequence is MIVHVIDGTYELFRHFYGQRRFNKGRDKPFGAVAGVLHSVLEMIETGATHVGVATDHVIESFRNELWPDYKTGDGIEPTLRAQFQPLEEALVAMGVVVWPMVELEADDALASAAHLAAADPRVEKICIWANDKDLAQCVRGDFVVQIDRRGKQIRSAEGVRLKFGVEPALIPDFLALVGDAQDGYPGIRGVGRVTAANLLNTHGPIELFPAGILGADRDRAMLFKTLATLRTDAPLFAHVDQLEWCGPTDSFEGWTEQIGDTRLLARCLQAGDGQARNTSSQ
- a CDS encoding ABC transporter permease; the encoded protein is MSDVTVAVSPREGVTRRSRGFIDRSLVQLTLVRFREFVRQPEAVFWTFGFPILLAVGLGVAFRARAPERPRVAVVNNGPAAAAIVSSLQKDSSLTIELLSDTAAVRALRTAKVALLIVPGADGSVRYDYDPLREESGSARLVADRAIQVAAGRADLVAVSERRITEAGSRYIDFVVPGLLGMNLMGSGIWGLAFSIVDARGKKLLKRFMATPMSRIEYLLSFLLSRLVFLVLEVVTLVGVGVFVFGVPLRGSVAGLAVICLLSAFAFGGLGLLISSRATTVEGVSGLTNFVMLPMWIFSGVFFASSNFPGVFQPLIQALPLTAVNDALRANMLEGASLASVGGELAIITAWMVIGFVAALKLFRWR